Proteins encoded together in one Undibacterium sp. CCC3.4 window:
- the gyrB gene encoding DNA topoisomerase (ATP-hydrolyzing) subunit B: protein MSDHTQDNTQAQAASSNQYGASSIQILEGLEAVRKRPGMYIGDTSDGTGLHHLVFEVLDNSIDESLAGHCTEINVAIHSDNSISITDNGRGIPTGIKWDDKHEPKRSAAEIVMTELHAGGKFDQNSYKVSGGLHGVGVSCVNGLSKLLKLTVRRDGKVHTMEFVRGVPQDRVIETVDGILCSPIKVIGDTDKRGTEVHFWADEEIFTHVEFHYEILAKRIRELSFLNNGVRIKLTDHRSGKEEMFAFEGGTRGFVEYINKAKTVLHPTIFQATGERMSDQGTNISVDVSMQWNDAYNEQVLCFTNNIPQRDGGSHLTGLRAAMTRVINKYIEEHEYAKKAKVEVTGDDMREGLTCVLSVKVPEPKFSSQTKDKLVSSEVRGPVEEIVAKTLTDFLAERPNDAKIICGKIVEASRAREAARKARELTRRKGVMDGLGLSSKLADCQEKDPALCELYIVEGDSAGGSAKQGRDRKFQAILPLRGKVLNVEKARFEKMLSSEQITTLIATLGTSIGPDEFNADKLRYHRIIIMTDADVDGAHIRTLLLTLFYRQMPQLVERGHIYIAQPPLYKVKAGRDERYLKDDAEEASYMMTVALTGAALIPATGADPINGEALAELVRQYNLANAIMTRLTRMIDRAALTAIMTGVTLKLDTPEDAEQSAQALTATINDAAVKAIVCSDELTGKLSLRIERLHHGNIKVTSIEADFVEATDYKVLANAAATFKGLLGAGAFMRRGEGERMKEIAVQDFHHAMLWLRDEAERGVSKQRYKGLGEMNPMQLWETTMDPTVRRLLKVQIEDAIAADQIFTTLMGDDVEPRRAFIESNALRAGNIDV from the coding sequence ATGTCCGATCACACCCAAGACAATACGCAGGCCCAAGCCGCCAGTTCGAATCAGTACGGCGCATCCTCGATCCAGATTCTGGAAGGTTTGGAAGCGGTGCGCAAGCGCCCCGGCATGTACATTGGCGACACATCGGACGGCACCGGTCTGCACCATCTGGTTTTTGAAGTACTCGATAACTCCATCGATGAATCCTTAGCCGGACACTGTACCGAAATCAATGTCGCCATTCATAGCGACAATTCGATCTCCATCACCGATAACGGTCGCGGCATTCCGACCGGCATCAAATGGGATGACAAACACGAACCGAAACGCAGCGCCGCCGAAATCGTCATGACCGAACTGCATGCCGGCGGCAAGTTCGATCAAAATTCTTACAAAGTCTCGGGCGGTTTACATGGCGTCGGCGTTTCCTGCGTCAATGGCCTCTCAAAACTGCTGAAACTGACGGTACGTCGCGACGGCAAAGTCCACACCATGGAATTCGTGCGCGGCGTGCCGCAGGATCGTGTAATCGAAACCGTCGACGGCATTCTGTGCTCGCCGATCAAAGTCATCGGTGACACCGACAAGCGTGGCACCGAAGTGCATTTCTGGGCCGATGAAGAAATTTTCACGCACGTCGAATTTCATTATGAAATTTTGGCCAAGCGCATCCGCGAATTATCTTTCCTCAACAATGGCGTGCGCATCAAGCTGACTGACCACCGCAGCGGCAAAGAAGAAATGTTCGCCTTCGAAGGCGGCACGCGTGGCTTCGTCGAATACATCAACAAAGCCAAAACCGTGCTGCATCCGACGATTTTTCAAGCCACTGGCGAGCGCATGTCGGACCAAGGCACGAATATCAGTGTCGATGTGTCGATGCAATGGAACGATGCGTATAACGAGCAAGTGCTGTGCTTTACCAATAATATTCCGCAACGCGACGGCGGCAGCCATTTGACCGGCTTGCGCGCAGCGATGACACGCGTCATCAACAAATACATAGAAGAACACGAATACGCCAAAAAAGCCAAGGTCGAAGTGACTGGCGACGATATGCGCGAAGGCTTGACCTGCGTGCTGTCGGTAAAAGTACCGGAACCGAAATTCAGTTCGCAAACCAAAGACAAGCTGGTGTCGTCGGAAGTGCGCGGCCCGGTGGAAGAAATCGTCGCCAAAACCCTGACCGACTTCCTCGCTGAAAGACCAAACGACGCCAAAATTATTTGCGGCAAAATCGTTGAAGCCTCACGCGCACGCGAAGCCGCCCGCAAGGCGCGCGAACTGACGCGCCGCAAAGGCGTCATGGATGGCCTGGGCTTGTCCTCAAAACTGGCTGATTGCCAGGAAAAAGATCCGGCCCTGTGCGAACTCTACATCGTCGAAGGGGATTCCGCGGGCGGCTCGGCCAAGCAAGGCCGTGACCGTAAGTTCCAAGCGATTTTGCCATTGCGCGGTAAAGTGCTCAATGTCGAAAAAGCGCGCTTTGAAAAAATGCTCTCGAGCGAACAGATCACCACCCTCATCGCCACGCTCGGCACCAGCATCGGCCCAGACGAATTCAATGCCGACAAACTGCGCTACCACCGCATCATCATCATGACCGATGCCGACGTCGATGGTGCCCACATCCGTACCCTGCTGCTGACCCTGTTCTATCGTCAAATGCCACAACTGGTTGAGCGCGGCCACATCTACATCGCCCAGCCACCGCTGTACAAAGTCAAAGCCGGCCGCGATGAACGCTACCTCAAAGACGATGCCGAAGAAGCCAGCTACATGATGACCGTGGCACTCACCGGTGCCGCCCTGATTCCCGCCACCGGTGCCGACCCGATCAACGGCGAAGCGCTGGCCGAACTGGTTCGTCAATACAACCTCGCCAACGCCATCATGACGCGTTTGACACGCATGATCGATCGCGCCGCCCTCACTGCCATCATGACCGGTGTCACGCTCAAGCTCGACACGCCGGAAGATGCCGAACAATCGGCCCAGGCACTGACGGCCACCATCAACGACGCCGCCGTCAAAGCCATCGTCTGCAGCGATGAATTGACCGGCAAGCTGAGCTTACGCATCGAGCGTCTGCATCACGGTAACATCAAGGTCACCAGCATCGAAGCCGATTTTGTCGAAGCCACCGATTATAAAGTGCTGGCCAATGCCGCCGCGACCTTCAAGGGCTTACTCGGCGCCGGCGCGTTCATGCGCCGTGGTGAAGGCGAACGGATGAAAGAAATCGCCGTGCAAGACTTCCACCACGCCATGCTGTGGTTACGCGACGAGGCCGAACGCGGCGTCTCGAAACAGCGCTACAAAGGTTTGGGCGAAATGAACCCGATGCAATTATGGGAAACCACCATGGACCCAACCGTGCGCCGCTTGCTGAAGGTACAGATCGAAGACGCCATCGCGGCGGATCAGATTTTCACCACCTTGATGGGTGACGATGTCGAACCGCGCCGTGCCTTCATTGAATCGAATGCGTTGCGGGCGGGGAATATTGATGTGTGA
- a CDS encoding IS4 family transposase produces the protein MFDDTLHFLANHLESPDWRRLGEHLPIEWIEQAVKRTDATSIRHRRLPAEQVVWLMVALALYRHKSIGEVLDDLGLAVPDSQTPFVSKSAAAQARQRLGSEPLKWLFDHSARHWSGQDRRAYLFKGLQLFAMDGTTLRTHDNVENRSHFGAQLYASGALASYPQVRGVTLTALPTHIVHSAAFGPYGTNEMLYAKQLIADVPNKSLTVFDRGFLSAEILCALTQHGTDRHFIIPAKSNTRWELIEGDENDCIVRMRVSPQARAKCPELAEFWEARAITVVDQQARKRVLLTSLRERRRYKPVDIANCYERRWGIETSYRELKQTMLGTALTLRSKTTDGVYQEIWGTLIAYNLIRLEIAKAALTVKCEPTEVSFIRAFHLIQFELHWAAVTRSYGKLPASMKHLRERLVSLLNDERPDRQYDRAVKARPNRYAVRIVRKTA, from the coding sequence ATGTTCGACGATACCCTTCATTTCCTGGCAAACCACCTTGAGTCACCCGACTGGCGGCGACTTGGCGAGCATTTGCCTATCGAGTGGATCGAACAGGCCGTGAAGCGCACCGATGCAACCAGCATTCGCCATCGGCGGCTGCCGGCCGAACAAGTGGTTTGGCTAATGGTGGCGTTGGCGCTGTATCGCCACAAGTCCATCGGCGAAGTATTGGATGATCTCGGATTGGCGGTGCCGGATTCGCAAACGCCTTTTGTCAGTAAGAGTGCGGCGGCACAGGCGCGCCAGCGCCTTGGTTCCGAACCGCTGAAGTGGCTGTTCGATCACTCCGCCCGTCACTGGAGCGGCCAGGATCGCCGCGCCTATCTATTTAAAGGGCTGCAACTGTTTGCTATGGACGGCACCACGTTGCGCACCCATGACAACGTCGAGAACCGGAGCCATTTCGGCGCCCAACTTTACGCCAGCGGTGCTCTCGCCAGCTATCCGCAAGTACGCGGCGTGACACTGACCGCTTTGCCGACGCATATCGTTCACAGTGCCGCGTTCGGCCCTTACGGCACCAATGAGATGTTGTACGCAAAGCAGTTGATCGCTGATGTGCCCAATAAATCGCTTACCGTCTTCGATCGCGGCTTTCTGTCTGCGGAAATCCTGTGTGCTTTGACGCAGCACGGCACGGATCGCCACTTTATTATTCCCGCCAAATCAAATACCCGATGGGAACTGATCGAGGGCGATGAGAACGATTGCATCGTCCGGATGCGGGTGTCGCCGCAGGCCCGTGCCAAGTGCCCCGAGTTGGCAGAATTCTGGGAGGCGCGTGCCATCACCGTTGTCGATCAGCAGGCGCGAAAACGCGTTCTACTGACCTCGTTGCGTGAGCGCCGCCGCTACAAGCCCGTCGATATCGCCAACTGTTACGAGCGTCGTTGGGGCATCGAGACGAGCTACCGCGAACTCAAGCAAACAATGCTGGGCACAGCGCTGACCCTGCGCTCGAAAACAACAGACGGCGTCTATCAGGAAATCTGGGGCACTCTGATTGCCTACAACCTGATCCGCCTGGAGATCGCCAAGGCGGCCTTGACGGTCAAGTGCGAGCCCACTGAAGTGAGCTTTATCCGGGCATTCCACTTGATCCAGTTCGAGCTGCATTGGGCTGCCGTCACCAGATCCTATGGCAAGCTGCCCGCTTCGATGAAGCATCTACGCGAAAGGCTGGTTAGCCTCCTCAATGACGAACGGCCCGATCGTCAATACGACCGGGCCGTCAAGGCTAGACCAAACCGCTATGCCGTTCGTATTGTGCGAAAAACTGCTTAA
- a CDS encoding acid phosphatase: MNNFRCLPVLTLLPVSLAFMLAGCGGSTSSVALVPVPVPVSISAPTGLGYVDAAPVQDTSKVLPYVNYAYTNQRGYAQYATADTNAGVRVVAGFLSLWTPSTLLVDAGASAPAVGSFPAVTTSTWKGLPGDPSDGKKTNSAILDANIQYVINATASRTADQATAAYLDDRRNKGYSVADGMGPLTTVWRTATGQTTSITSVAADAATVLYNDSGNNLGVGSSAGNTSFGTVVDFLNSPAFGSTEPAKRFFKYARPWRWSGSVALLPTLVPAVSTTPTTDGGFISGHSAEAMRDALMMAYVVPERFQEMLSRALELGENRIYAGMHSPLDVIGGRIQAQAVITAALYANSVQSTSNPDGSTSTVPDMRNKAYAQAHSSLMTAAGVADQAAFTAFAHSGTAANDRFSSWSTNQANYLRRLTYGFSQIGDAKQAAVVPMGAELLLETRLPYLTAAQRRVVLKSTALASGYPVMDDAEGWGRLNLFAAADGYGNFNGDVSVTMDAAQGGFNALDSWKNNIAGAGMLMLNGTGKLHLTGNNSYSGGTILNGGTLIGDSATAFGTGDVYVTNGTLSCSAPAGLLLGGNMTSLPAATLNVVVSAIGQTSINVAKVATLAGTLNVSFAAGVTPAVGTVLTIVSAGTVQGTFSNIIVNGFQATPIYTSKGMQLQITALAL; encoded by the coding sequence ATGAATAACTTTCGATGTCTTCCTGTTTTAACTTTATTGCCTGTTTCACTGGCATTCATGCTGGCTGGCTGCGGAGGAAGCACCAGCTCGGTCGCTCTGGTACCAGTACCTGTGCCGGTATCTATTTCCGCGCCAACTGGACTCGGCTATGTGGATGCAGCGCCCGTTCAAGATACGAGCAAAGTCTTACCCTATGTGAACTACGCATACACCAACCAGCGTGGATATGCCCAATATGCTACGGCAGACACCAATGCCGGCGTGCGCGTGGTAGCTGGTTTTCTGAGTCTTTGGACGCCAAGCACTTTACTTGTTGATGCCGGTGCGTCTGCGCCAGCGGTCGGTAGTTTTCCAGCTGTTACCACATCAACTTGGAAAGGCCTTCCCGGCGATCCTAGCGATGGTAAGAAAACCAATTCAGCTATTCTCGATGCGAATATTCAGTATGTGATCAATGCAACCGCCAGCCGAACTGCTGATCAAGCAACGGCCGCATACTTAGATGATCGTCGCAATAAAGGCTACAGTGTTGCCGACGGTATGGGACCGTTAACCACCGTCTGGCGAACTGCCACCGGTCAAACTACCTCGATTACCAGCGTCGCTGCCGATGCGGCAACGGTTCTGTATAACGACTCCGGCAACAATCTGGGGGTTGGTTCTTCTGCTGGAAATACAAGTTTTGGAACCGTGGTTGACTTCCTCAACAGTCCGGCCTTCGGCTCCACCGAGCCGGCCAAACGGTTTTTTAAATATGCACGTCCTTGGCGTTGGTCCGGCAGTGTCGCCCTGCTGCCAACTCTGGTTCCCGCGGTATCGACTACGCCGACAACGGATGGTGGCTTCATCAGTGGACATTCGGCCGAAGCGATGCGTGACGCCTTGATGATGGCATATGTCGTACCCGAGCGTTTTCAAGAGATGTTGTCGCGTGCATTAGAGTTAGGCGAAAATCGAATTTATGCTGGCATGCATTCGCCATTAGATGTCATTGGTGGGCGCATACAAGCGCAAGCAGTCATTACCGCTGCACTGTATGCCAATTCTGTCCAGTCAACGAGTAATCCTGACGGCAGCACAAGCACAGTGCCTGATATGCGTAACAAAGCTTATGCGCAGGCACACTCAAGCTTGATGACAGCTGCTGGCGTAGCGGATCAAGCCGCTTTTACTGCCTTTGCACATTCCGGCACTGCAGCAAATGATCGTTTTTCAAGCTGGTCGACTAATCAGGCTAATTATTTGCGTCGGTTGACATATGGCTTCAGCCAGATCGGCGATGCCAAGCAAGCGGCTGTCGTTCCTATGGGCGCAGAATTGCTGCTTGAAACTCGCCTGCCTTATTTAACTGCAGCACAGCGTCGTGTCGTGTTAAAAAGTACGGCACTGGCATCGGGTTATCCGGTCATGGATGATGCAGAGGGATGGGGGCGTCTCAATTTGTTCGCGGCGGCGGACGGCTACGGCAATTTCAACGGTGATGTCAGTGTAACGATGGACGCGGCACAAGGTGGATTTAATGCACTCGACAGCTGGAAAAATAATATTGCCGGCGCAGGTATGCTGATGCTTAATGGCACAGGAAAACTCCATTTAACTGGCAACAACAGCTACAGCGGCGGAACCATCCTTAATGGCGGTACGCTGATAGGCGATTCTGCTACGGCGTTTGGTACTGGTGACGTGTATGTTACCAACGGAACATTGAGCTGTAGCGCACCAGCAGGATTACTGCTTGGAGGGAATATGACCAGCTTACCTGCGGCAACATTGAATGTCGTTGTGAGTGCCATCGGTCAAACTTCAATTAATGTAGCCAAGGTCGCTACGCTGGCGGGAACACTGAATGTCAGCTTCGCTGCCGGAGTAACACCAGCGGTGGGTACCGTATTGACGATTGTTTCGGCGGGTACGGTACAAGGTACGTTCAGCAACATTATAGTCAATGGATTTCAAGCTACTCCGATTTATACCAGCAAAGGAATGCAGCTTCAAATTACCGCTTTAGCTTTGTAA
- a CDS encoding transposase, whose translation MQRLQAFKYELMPDGKQQRDMRRFAGACRFAYNKALAMQKSLYEQGQKKQGYAGLCKSLVGWKAETTWLTETPSQALQQTLKDLERAYSNFFAKRADFPRFKKKGRGDSFRYPQGCKLDQPNSRIFLPKLGWIRYRNSRDALGEVSNVTVSQSNGKWFVSIQTEREVEQPLPTATSAIGIDVGIARFATMSDESFIAPLNSFKKHQQRLARYQRRMSRKLKFSSNWKKAKARVQKIHTVIANTRKDFLHKITTTISQNHALVCIEDLQVRNMSKSSKGNSEQHGKIVKQKSGLNRSILDQGWGEFRRQLDYKVSWNGGTLLAVPPHNTSRTCPCCGHVSKDNRQTQAKFLCVDCGYENHADVVGAINVLERGYRLLACGESAQSGRSMKQEPTEATQAVFV comes from the coding sequence ATGCAAAGACTTCAAGCCTTTAAATACGAACTGATGCCAGACGGCAAACAGCAGCGCGACATGCGCCGCTTCGCTGGCGCGTGTCGGTTCGCCTATAACAAGGCTTTAGCGATGCAAAAATCCTTATACGAACAGGGTCAGAAAAAACAGGGATATGCTGGCCTGTGCAAAAGTCTTGTAGGATGGAAGGCAGAGACGACTTGGCTGACAGAAACGCCATCTCAGGCATTGCAGCAAACATTGAAGGATTTGGAACGAGCCTATAGCAATTTCTTCGCCAAACGTGCCGACTTCCCTCGCTTCAAGAAAAAAGGGCGGGGGGATAGTTTCCGTTATCCTCAAGGATGCAAATTAGATCAACCCAACAGTCGTATATTTCTACCTAAGCTCGGCTGGATTCGTTACCGCAATAGTCGTGACGCGTTGGGTGAAGTGAGTAATGTCACTGTTAGTCAGTCTAACGGCAAATGGTTCGTTTCGATTCAAACCGAGCGCGAAGTTGAGCAGCCATTGCCAACGGCGACAAGCGCCATCGGCATCGATGTCGGCATTGCGCGGTTCGCCACCATGAGCGACGAGAGTTTCATTGCGCCGCTCAATAGTTTTAAGAAACATCAGCAGCGCCTTGCACGCTATCAACGTCGCATGAGCCGCAAGCTCAAGTTCAGCAGTAACTGGAAGAAGGCGAAAGCCCGCGTCCAGAAGATTCACACCGTCATCGCTAACACCCGAAAAGACTTCCTGCACAAAATCACAACGACGATCAGCCAAAACCACGCGCTCGTTTGTATTGAGGATTTGCAAGTACGGAACATGTCCAAGTCTTCCAAGGGCAACAGCGAACAACACGGCAAGATAGTGAAACAGAAGTCCGGCCTGAATCGCTCCATTCTCGACCAAGGCTGGGGCGAGTTCAGGCGGCAGCTCGACTACAAGGTGTCGTGGAATGGCGGCACGCTGCTGGCCGTTCCTCCACACAACACCAGTCGCACTTGCCCGTGCTGCGGTCACGTATCAAAGGACAATCGGCAAACACAAGCAAAATTCTTGTGCGTCGATTGCGGCTATGAAAATCACGCCGATGTGGTTGGTGCGATCAATGTTTTAGAGCGGGGATACCGCTTGTTAGCCTGTGGAGAGTCGGCGCAGTCAGGCCGCTCGATGAAGCAGGAACCCACCGAAGCGACTCAAGCAGTTTTTGTTTGA
- a CDS encoding BrnT family toxin yields the protein MKLEWNADKAARNLNKHGISFEDAELVFYDTRRIEVYDGREDYGEDRWVTIGLAYSAVLYVVYTVRHAETIRLISARKANADERKKYRETHS from the coding sequence ATGAAACTTGAATGGAATGCCGATAAGGCGGCACGCAACCTGAATAAGCATGGTATTTCGTTCGAGGATGCCGAGCTGGTTTTTTACGATACCCGACGGATAGAAGTCTACGACGGGCGCGAGGACTATGGGGAAGACCGATGGGTCACGATTGGACTGGCTTACTCGGCAGTCCTGTATGTGGTCTATACCGTTCGACACGCGGAAACCATACGCCTTATCTCTGCGAGGAAAGCCAATGCCGATGAAAGAAAGAAATATCGTGAAACGCACTCTTGA
- a CDS encoding BrnA antitoxin family protein yields MPMKERNIVKRTLDLKKLPRLSPEKKARLDAVASMPDAQIDYSDAAFLPDAVWMKAAAELPHTKQQITLRIDAEVLDFFKHGGKRYQSRINAVLRSYVEAHKTHAQAIGSHSRKTKEAQS; encoded by the coding sequence ATGCCGATGAAAGAAAGAAATATCGTGAAACGCACTCTTGACCTGAAAAAGCTGCCGCGCTTAAGCCCCGAGAAAAAAGCCAGACTCGATGCCGTGGCGTCAATGCCTGATGCGCAGATCGACTACAGCGATGCAGCGTTTCTGCCTGATGCGGTTTGGATGAAAGCAGCCGCGGAGTTGCCGCACACGAAGCAGCAAATCACCTTGCGTATTGATGCGGAAGTGCTCGATTTTTTCAAGCACGGCGGTAAACGCTATCAGTCCCGCATCAATGCCGTGCTGCGCTCTTATGTAGAAGCCCATAAGACACATGCGCAAGCAATCGGGTCTCATTCACGTAAAACCAAGGAAGCGCAGAGTTAA
- a CDS encoding helix-turn-helix domain-containing protein codes for MQVWEQVSKLLGVVPVISGVLAIGSAGASSLRAERYFFQATQRQIPALPAMVLLSHLGGARAHEGLSEASQFDSIPSFSAAMAANCATEWRFDGAIDVAVFYFCEPLSGDAIRLQTLLSSMPGLVPFNDGLVSALARQIVDELSQERTDAAYLARLAALMVEQACRALEGLRSAAIRPPNLQLGRLEVVLGWMQANLAASLSMAELAQRAGISTSHFRRLFLQAMGSTPHRYILRLRLQRAAELLTQTDLAIERIAQDCGFGNQSHLTASFKAAYGVTPARMKKKAKLSQFSQGF; via the coding sequence ATGCAAGTCTGGGAACAAGTCAGCAAACTTCTGGGTGTCGTGCCGGTGATATCGGGTGTGCTTGCCATCGGTAGCGCTGGCGCGTCGTCCTTGCGGGCCGAACGGTATTTTTTTCAAGCCACGCAACGCCAGATTCCCGCTTTGCCGGCCATGGTCTTGCTATCCCATTTAGGTGGTGCACGAGCGCACGAAGGACTGTCCGAGGCGTCGCAGTTCGATTCGATTCCCAGCTTCTCCGCTGCCATGGCGGCGAATTGTGCGACCGAGTGGCGCTTCGACGGTGCGATTGATGTCGCGGTGTTTTACTTTTGTGAACCGCTCAGTGGCGACGCCATCCGCTTGCAAACCCTGCTCAGCAGCATGCCGGGCTTGGTCCCCTTCAACGATGGCTTGGTCAGTGCGCTGGCGCGGCAGATTGTCGATGAATTAAGCCAAGAGCGCACCGATGCCGCCTATTTGGCAAGGCTGGCTGCCCTCATGGTAGAACAAGCTTGTCGCGCGCTGGAAGGATTACGCAGTGCCGCCATCCGCCCGCCCAATCTGCAATTAGGACGTTTGGAAGTGGTACTCGGGTGGATGCAAGCAAACTTGGCCGCCAGCTTGTCGATGGCCGAATTAGCGCAGCGCGCCGGCATCAGTACTTCGCATTTCCGTCGCTTGTTCCTACAAGCGATGGGCAGCACGCCGCATCGCTATATTTTACGCTTGCGCTTGCAACGCGCCGCCGAGCTGCTGACACAGACTGACCTGGCCATCGAAAGGATCGCGCAAGACTGTGGCTTTGGGAATCAGAGCCACCTGACCGCGAGCTTTAAAGCGGCTTACGGGGTGACGCCGGCGCGGATGAAGAAAAAAGCCAAGTTATCGCAATTTTCGCAGGGGTTTTGA
- a CDS encoding alkane 1-monooxygenase yields the protein MTSFNPHYWADALERKWIKHKRYWYLSSLLLALLPLGSAALAVHFQQGAWLWSVVPITYFVLPLLDQCFGRDHANPSEAEVAELKQDRYFVHVLYCATALHWVALIGMAYTVTHWAWSWPALLGAALSAGLINGVGIAIGHELGHKLMDRQQVLAAKLVLACCGYGHFMVEHNKGHHKDVATPADPASSRMGESIYRFAAREIPGTLRRGWILEATRLQRGGKRSWSWHNEILQQWGFTLAVYALLTLFWGVLVLPFLLIAAAFGWWQLTSANYIEHYGLLRAQDANGRYQRCEPQHSWNSNFKISNLLLVHLQRHSDHHAHPNLPYQVLRDYDSVPQLPQGYFGMFLVALFPALWFAIMDPRVLEWAQGDLNRINIDPARRAALFRRYGSAAV from the coding sequence ATGACAAGTTTCAACCCGCACTACTGGGCCGACGCGCTCGAACGCAAGTGGATCAAGCATAAGCGCTACTGGTATCTGAGTTCACTGCTGTTGGCCCTGTTACCGCTGGGCTCGGCGGCTTTGGCCGTACACTTCCAGCAAGGGGCTTGGCTGTGGTCGGTGGTGCCGATCACGTATTTTGTCTTACCCCTGTTGGATCAGTGTTTTGGGCGTGACCACGCCAATCCATCGGAGGCAGAAGTCGCGGAATTGAAACAGGATCGCTATTTCGTACATGTCTTATACTGTGCCACGGCCTTGCACTGGGTGGCGCTGATCGGCATGGCCTACACGGTGACGCATTGGGCTTGGTCTTGGCCGGCCCTGTTGGGGGCGGCGCTGAGCGCGGGTTTGATCAATGGCGTCGGTATCGCCATCGGGCATGAGCTCGGTCATAAGCTGATGGATCGTCAACAAGTTCTGGCCGCCAAGCTGGTGTTAGCCTGTTGCGGCTACGGCCACTTCATGGTCGAGCATAACAAGGGCCACCACAAAGATGTGGCCACGCCGGCAGACCCGGCTTCGTCACGCATGGGGGAATCGATTTATCGTTTCGCGGCGCGCGAAATCCCCGGCACCTTGCGCCGCGGCTGGATATTGGAAGCCACACGCCTGCAACGCGGCGGCAAACGCAGTTGGTCATGGCACAATGAAATTTTGCAGCAATGGGGCTTTACGCTGGCCGTGTATGCCTTACTGACACTGTTCTGGGGTGTGTTGGTGCTGCCGTTTCTGCTGATCGCTGCGGCTTTCGGCTGGTGGCAGCTGACTTCGGCCAATTACATCGAGCACTACGGTTTATTGCGTGCGCAAGATGCCAACGGGCGCTATCAACGTTGCGAGCCGCAGCATTCTTGGAACAGTAATTTTAAAATTTCCAATCTCTTGCTCGTGCATTTACAAAGACACTCGGACCACCACGCCCATCCGAATTTGCCCTATCAAGTTTTGCGCGACTATGACTCTGTACCGCAATTACCGCAGGGATATTTCGGGATGTTCTTAGTCGCGCTGTTTCCCGCGCTCTGGTTCGCCATCATGGACCCGCGCGTGTTGGAGTGGGCCCAAGGCGATCTGAACCGTATCAATATCGATCCGGCGCGGCGCGCTGCGTTGTTCCGGCGTTATGGCAGCGCTGCCGTGTAA